In Mytilus edulis chromosome 13, xbMytEdul2.2, whole genome shotgun sequence, a single window of DNA contains:
- the LOC139501384 gene encoding uncharacterized protein, whose amino-acid sequence MFFEISFTLSISYLLIGVSGHGRMIEPPQRSSLWRVYPGQGFEPNYSDHGLFCGGLSRQYYQNDGKCGTCGDPYDGERKNEAGGIYATGFIARRYEKGQDIEVEIQLTANHLGSFVFKICPNNDITTQVSQECLDQHVLELAGQPGVTRYEPGSVIGSHYVKLALPADMTCEQCVLQWHYTAGNNYNGPQETFINCADVAIDDDSNPINPTPVTSRPPTTTTKSTTQRPLTTTKKQTTTKPTTTSAPSTSKPTTKVPSTTTTPSSGHVTSCEADEIIDCIGVGVFAGIGYERWCNTYCGYQHAACSPDLCQCSCIPKATCRAIGGYETIPGMDKYCEDACQYGCNHLINMCSCD is encoded by the exons ATgttttttgaaataagttttacaCTTAGTATTAGTTATCTCCTTATTGGTGTGTCAGGACATGGTCGTATGATAGAACCACCGCAGAGATCGAGTCTTTGGCGAGTGTATCCAGGACAGGGTTTCGAACCCAACTATAGTGATCATGGACTGTTTTGTGGTGGATTGTCT aGACAATATTATCAAAACGACGGTAAATGTGGCACATGTGGCGATCCATATGACGGCGAGCGTAAAAATGAGGCCGGTGGAATATACGCTACAGGTTTTATTGCCAGAAGATACGAGAAAGGTCAAGACATCGAAGTCGAGATTCAGCTGACAGCCAACCATCTTGGATCTTTCGTGTTTAAAATTTGTCCCAATAACGATATTACCACTCAAGTCTCACAGGAATGTTTAGACCAACATGTCTTAGAGCTAGCAGGACAACCTGGTGTAACTCGGTACGAACCTGGCAGTGTTATAGGATCACATTACGTCAAACTGGCACTTCCGGCGGATATGACATGTGAACAGTGCGTACTGCAATGGCATTATACTGCag GAAATAATTACAATGGACCACAGGAAACTTTTATCAACTGTGCTGATGTAGCCATTGACGATGATTCTAATCCTATCAATCCAACACCAGTTACTTCCAGGCCACCAACCACCACCACAAAATCAACAACCCAGAGACCACTTACaaccacaaaaaaacaaacaacgaCTAAACCAACAACCACATCGGCTCCGTCTACAAGCAAACCGACGACTAAAGTGCCGTCTACAACAACAACTCCCTCTTCCGGTCATGTGACTTCATGTGAAGCAGACGAAATAATTGATTGTATTGGAGTTGGTGTTTTTGCTGGTATAGGCTATGAACGGTGGTGTAATACCTACTGTGGCTATCAACATGCTGCATGTTCTCCCGATCTATGCCAGTGTAGCTGTATACCGAAGGCCACGTGTAGAGCAATTGGTGGGTATGAGACCATACCTGGTATGGACAAGTATTGTGAAGATGCATGTCAATATGGTTGTAATCATCTTATTAATATGTGTTCCTGTGACTAG
- the LOC139501383 gene encoding uncharacterized protein — protein MSLELDLLDEEYSSVGNDIDTPSLQLSNEISRSIRSGNLPPSVNNWTTKHAELLNIYYEKECINDPLDVLERISTLQPFSREQHHFTDSLKSSLQFNASYKTFDETYNFYTAIENGMKKELEDTICKVNKNPEHDRFIKFKVSRFLKCLHRFMVDMESLRKNYEEYKGNFKHLLVSFVEMCCMEVLECSDTSQSVWRNLQGTKAVVSKPDLCLYKSGLEDFVLLEEEVVIPVTEVKLSPEPSQMRSKEINSSLDPACTDDKVKSQIELDFNEDILGQHAGTLLLDLDRYCLKKTVYIDDDYVMRMPGIMFKGTQVLFTLLEMNRSHHRKLRYSEDLDNEKDLATITYSRPLDILVEKDRCTLIESFIRLNNI, from the exons ATGTCTCTTGAACTTGATCTCTTAGACGAGGAATACAGTTCAGTGGGAAATGATATCGATACCCCAAGTTTACAGTTGTCAAATGAAATAAGTCGTTCAATACGTAGCGGAAATCTACCACCAAGTGTCAATAATTGGACAACAAAACATGCAGAATTGCTTAATATCTATTATGAAAAAGAATGTATTAATGACCCATTAGATGTTCTAGAAAGAATATCAACATTACAGCCATTCAGTAGAGAGCAACATCATTTTACAGACAGTTTAAAGTCATCCTTGCAGTTTAATGCATCATACAAAACATTTGATGAAACCTACAATTTTTACACTGCAATAGAAAACGGAATGAAGAAAGAGTTGGAGGATACCATTTGTAAAGTGAACAAAAATCCTGAACATGATAG attcatcaaatTCAAGGTGTCTAGATTTTTGAAATGTCTACACAGATTTATGGTCGATATGGAATCTCTACGGAAGAATTATGAAGAGTACAAAGGAAACTTTAAACATCTTCTTGTTAGTTTTGTGGAAATGTGTTGTATGGAAGTTTT GGAATGCTCAGATACCTCTCAGTCTGTCTGGAGAAATTTACAAGGAACCAAGGCAGTAGTATCAAAACCAGACCTTTGTTTGTATAAATCAGGACTAGAAGACTTTGTATTACTTGAAGAGGAAGTGGTAATACCTGTTACTGag GTGAAATTAAGTCCTGAGCCATCACAAATGAGATCAAAAGAAATTAATTCATCCTTGGACCCAGCATGTACAGATGACAAGGTGAAATCTCAAATAGAGTTGGACTTCAATGAAGATATCCTAGGTCAACATGCAGGCACACTTTTGTTAGATCTAGATAGATATTGCTTGAAGAAAACAGTGTATATTGATGACGATTATGTGATGAGAATGCCAGGGATCATGTTTAAAGGAACACAG GTTTTATTCACATTACTAGAAATGAACAGATCCCATCACAGAAAGCTGAGATATAGTGAAGACCTGGATAATGAGAAAGACCTAGCTACAATTACTTACTCCAGACCGTTGGACATCTTGGTTGAAAAAGATCGATGTACACTTATAGAAAGTTTCATCAGATTAAAcaacatatag